A genome region from Setaria italica strain Yugu1 chromosome III, Setaria_italica_v2.0, whole genome shotgun sequence includes the following:
- the LOC101759280 gene encoding ras-related protein RABA2a produces the protein MAGRRAEEEYDYLFKVVLIGDSGVGKSNLLSRFTRNEFCLESKSTIGVEFATRTLHVEGKIIKAQIWDTAGQERYRAITSAYYRGALGAVLVYDVSKPTTFENISRWLKELRDHADSNIRIMLVGNKTDLRHLRAVATEHAQNFAEAEGLSYIETSALEATNVEEAFQLILGDIYRAISKKPVASDESGAGAAGGVKEGKTINVAADAAAEKKQCCST, from the exons atgGCTGGGCGGCGCGCGGAAGAGGAGTACGACTATCTCTTCAAGGTGGTGCTCATCGGGGACTCCGGCGTCGGCAAGTCCAACCTCCTCTCCCGCTTCACCCGCAACGAGTTCTGCCTCGAGTCCAAGTCCACGATCGGCGTCGAGTTCGCAACGCGAACGCTCCAT GTTGAGGGCAAGATCATCAAGGCGCAGATCTGGGACACGGCAGGTCAAGAGCGGTACCGGGCAATCACGAGCGCCTACTATCGTGGAGCCCTTGGCGCTGTCCTTGTCTATGATGTGAGCAAGCCCACCACCTTTGAGAACATCAGCCGGTGGCTCAAGGAGCTGCGCGACCATGCTGACTCCAACATCAGAATCATGCTCGTCGGCAACAAGACCGACCTGAGACACCTCCGGGCTGTTGCCACGGAGCACGCCCAGAACTTTGCAGAGGCAGAAGGCCTATCCTACATCGAGACCTCCGCGCTGGAGGCGACAAACGTGGAGGAGGCGTTCCAGCTCATTCTGGGCGACATTTACCGTGCCATCAGCAAGAAGCCCGTGGCGTCAGACGAGTCTGGGGCAGGGGCAGCCGGAGGCGTCAAGGAAGGTAAGACGATCAATGTTGCAGCTGACGCTGCTGCTGAAAAGAAGCAATGCTGCTCAACTTAG